One Ranitomeya imitator isolate aRanImi1 chromosome 1, aRanImi1.pri, whole genome shotgun sequence DNA window includes the following coding sequences:
- the LOC138661565 gene encoding uncharacterized protein, with translation MAARQHTVSGGGNRDTRTAVWRFPPSIYVPRFGELNLNFIPLCHWPRFVICGGVGSSVLWCVNIVFLYFLCIERQRQQRTTAASSVRPQPGPSQRRRRQRTAPTAASSTAASSGSPQPVSSRAVTPPQATTPPFQHPSSSPGSASFSPATSIPAGAVARARGWVVSSSADEQQASLFQPDTVRELLAKQDRLERTAALMLQQVQQHGRTLRHLLRRGRF, from the exons atggcggcgagaca acacacagtatcgggaggggggaatagggacactcgcactgccgtgtggcgcttcccaccttctatatatgtacctcgatttggggagttaaatttaaattttattcctttatgccactggcctaggtttgttatttgtgggggtgtcggaagctctgtactttggtgtgtaaacattgtgtttctttattttttgtgtatagagagacaacgccagcagaggactacagcggccagcagcgtacgcccacagccagggccgtcac agagacgccgccggcagaggacagcacccactgcagccagcagtacagcggctagcagcggaagcccacagccagtgtcgtcac gtgcagtaaccccaccgcaggccacaaccccgccctttcaacacccatcttcctcccccgggtcggcgtcattctctccagcgacaagcattc cagcaggagctgtggcccgagccaggggatgggtggtcagcagctctgcggatgagcaacaggcgtcccttttcc aaccggacaccgtgagagagctgctggccaagcaagaccgcctggagcggacagcagcgctcatgctgcaacaagtacagcaacatggccgcacgctgcgacacctcttgaggcgtgggaggttctga